In the genome of Calothrix sp. PCC 6303, the window CGTTACTAGCGGTGGCAACTACAGCCCGCAACAGAGGACCATATTTGTGAATCCCGCGAATTACAGCACCACAGAATAGTAAAAATTGGAGATTTGAGTGGGGGTTTGTGCCAGGATCGAGTAGATTTCCTTGGGTGGCATTACCAACTGACCAGTTAACATGTTTCCCAGAACCATTGATGCCAGCAAAAGGTTTTTCATGTAGTAAACAAACAAAACCGTGTTTCTTTGCCGTATTTCGGAGAATTGTCATGGTCATCTGTTGATGATCGCTAGCAACGTTTGCCGCTTCAAAAAATGGTGCAATCTCAAATTGTCCGGGGGCAACTTCGTTATGTCGGGTTTTGGCGGGGATACCCAGGCGATAAAGTCTTTCTTCTACGTCTTGCATAAAGACTTGGACGCGCTCTGGAATCACTCCGAAGTAGTGATCGTCAAACTGTTGTCCTTTCGCCGAAGGTCGCCCAAATAGGGTTCTTCCTGTTAGTAATAAATCTGGACGGCTATGGGCAAAGTGAGCATCCACCAAGAAATACTCTTGTTCTGCACCACAGCTAGAGTTTACGGGTGCAACTTCTGAATGTCCCAGCAGGTTTAGCAAACGGGTTGCAGCTTTGTTCATCGCCGCATTAGAACGCAACAAAGGGGTTTTCTTATCTAGGGCTTCACCTGTCCAAGAAATAAATACAGTGGGAATGCACAGCGTGACACCATTATCTGTCTCCATCACGTATGCCGGACTGGTGATGTCCCATGCAGTGTAGCCCCGTGCGGCAGCAGTAGAGCGAATACCACCATTGGGGAAGGAAGAACCATCGGGTTCACCTTGCACTAACAATTTGCCAGAAAATTCTGTGATTGCCGTGCCATCACCTTGAACGGAGATAAAACCGTCATGCTTCTCAGCGGTAATGTTGGTCATTGGATAAAATACGTGGGCATAATAAAGCGCCCCTTTGGAAATTGCCCAGTCCTTAATGGCTGCCGCAACGATCCCAGCGATAGAAACATCTAGCTTGCCACCAGTTTGAATCGTCTTTTTCAAGGATTTGAAGACATCTTTAGGCAAACATGCTTGCATTTTGTTTAGGGTAAACACATCGCTTGCCCACATTTCTTCTAGACGGTTGGGAACTTTAGGCGGTAGCTTTTCTCGATCGGTAATTTGACAAATTGCCTGAAAGCGCGATTCATTACCACTCATGGTTGTTTTTCCTCAGTAAATAAAAATGGAATTCAGATATCATCTGAATCTGATAAACAAAGAAAATTTCTACGATTAAGTTATTTGTCCTGCAAATCACGACTCTTTGCGCGATGCAGTTGTGGTGCTGAGATCATAGTCGCTTAATACTGCCCAAGCTAAAATTCGGAGATTTTTACCAAATTTTGGCAATGTAAAATGCGAATATGGAGATTCCAATAAATTTGCCCACTTTAAAGCCAACTGGCTAATCTAGTTTAGCCGATCGAGTTTTTTATCGTCTGCTTCAATATTGAACTAGAGGGTTTTGAAAATATTAGCATCGGTAATTATTACGTCTTTAAGTTCGGTACATTCTACTTAGCGATCGCATCTGTTAGGTGAAGCCACACAATGAGAGTTTAAAACCGTTTTTGGTATAGTTAATTCTGATGCAAGGCAAGCACTAAGATAGTTTAATGCTAATGCTTTAGGGCATTTTCGAGAAATGAGGTATCTACAGATAAATGTAACTGACTAGTTAAATAAATAACTGTCAAGCACTAATTATATCTGACTCAAAGTTTTAGATATTCGACTTAATATTAGGGACATAAAATAAAAAAAAAATGTATTAGGATATACGGTTTTTCAAAAAGGTTTATGTACACATCCACAAACTTTTAGAGACGTAGCAGTGCTACGTCTCTAAAACCGTCATTTCTATCAATAGTAGGGGGTTTAATACTCCGATGCAGAAGTGTCGCCAGTTTTGAGTTGGGGGCTGAATCTAGGCTGTTGCCCTACTGCCTTCTTCAAACTGACAGACTACTAGTACCTCAAGGCAGTAGTCAGTTTTAACTGGAAATGGTTCGTTACGCTCCGCTTACACACCCTAGAGAACTAGACAAAAAAGATGATCCAATATTGTGGGATAGGCAGCGTTCGATGATTCCTGAGCCTGTCGGAACGAAGTGTACCGGAGGTAAGGACTGACTGGTACTAAGCCTAGTCGGAACGAAGTGTACCGGAGGTAAAGTAGCGCTCACGCCGAAGTCTTGCATATTCTTGTATTAGTAGCAGGCAAGATGCCTGTACTACAAGAAATTTTGGGATATTTTTTTTTGGAAGTCTCTAATAAATGCACTTTATTGAATTCATGTTCCTCTAAGATCTCATATTTGCTGCAATCGTCAACTCTTTGGTTTTTCCTATTTCTCCCAGTGGTTTCGCCTGCTTTTTATTTACACTTAGCAATACACCACCAGCATTACCTGCTTTGAGGGTTAAATGATCTTGAGCTTTCCAAATTCGCTGTGTACCTTGGGGTAAAGTGCCTTCAAATTCAGTTTTCCCATCAACTTCGACTCTAATCCATGAGGAATCTTTGAGTGTGACACCAACCTGAACATTGTCTTCCACAGTGTCTGGACTCAGTTGATTATTAATGGTTTGCAAATCCAGATTTGGCTTCACTTGGGTTGGTTTTACCAGTGCTTCTTTCTGTTGATTTTTTTCTTCCCCGTTATTCCCTTGGAATTTGGCAACATTTAAAACCTGGGATAAACCGCTAACAGAACAGATAATTAGCCCAATATAAAGTACATATAAATGATTTGGTCGTAGTTGACCAAAAACAGTAGTTTTCAACTTAGATAGAGGTTGAGAATCATTCCTTTCAGTTGGGAAACTGCTGGATAATTCATTTCCGTCCAATCCTAAAGCATCAGCATATAACTTAATTAAACCTTGAATATAAATAGGTTCGGGAAGATTGCTTAAATCACCTTCTTCGATTGCTTGAACTAACCTACGGGGTATTTTAGTATAGGCGACTACTTGATCGATATCAAAGCCATATTCTTGACGTAGATTACGAAACTTGGAACCAATTTCAACAATTTTTTCGACTCTTTGCTCATCGAATGAAAGAATCTGTTCTACTTGTTCTTGTTTATGAATTTGCCACTTCATATTGTCCTTTCACTCCTTAACCCAACAAAATCATTAAATAGGAAATCACTCTAACTGCGAATTGAGACTAAGAATCTCGAAATCTTTTAGGAAACGATAGGAACCAGGTGCTAAAACTTTTTGTCCTGGTAGATGTAACTGAATTGAACCAATAGCAATCCGGTGGAGTTTGATAACGGGGTGTCCTAATTGTTCGGCAACACGACGGATTTGACGATTTCTTCCTTCCTTAAGGATAATTTCTAAACTAGTGCGATCGCTAAATCTTTGCAAAACTCGGATAATAGCTGATCTGGTTTTTTTGCCATCTAGCATTAAACCATTTCGCCACATTTCCAGGACATTCGTTGTTGGATGTCCTTGGATAACAACATGGTATGTCTTCGAGATGCTGTGACGGGGATGGGTGAGTTTAAAGGTCATTTCACCATCGTTTGTCAGTAATAATGCTCCGGTTGAATCTGTATCTAAACGACCTACTGGATGAATCCCCTGACCAGAGCGTAATTCTTCTGATAGTAGTTCTAAAACCGTTGGTCTACCTTGGGGGTCATCACAGGTGGAAACTACTCCCAGCGGTTTGTTTAGCAACAAATATACTAAAATCGGGCGTTTATTCTGAGAAACTGGTTGATTGTCAACAGTAATGATATCTTTTTGAATGTCTACTTTTTGACCTAGATGCGCCAAAACACCATTAACCTGTACCCGTGACTGCTGAATCATTTCTTCAGCTTGCCGACGCGAAGCTATACCCCATTGGGATAGTATTTTTTGTACCCGTTCCTCCATGAAAAAATTACTGATGTAGATTGCAAGGTTTAATGAATACTATATGCCGTTAACCTGAAAGTTAATAGGCGTAAATGTTACAGTTATCATCTCTTTAATTTTGACAGAGATTAACTTAATTAATGTCCATGATGCTTGTTATGTATACCCAAAAAACTAGATAAATGTCACAAGTAAGTTCAGAAGGTAATGCTTCCAAATCGACCCGGATGATCTCTAAGGTATTAACTAAAGCACTTAAGCTTTGGTTGCGATCGCAAACTACTAAAATTGGTCATTTAGATCTAAAAATCGAAGCTAGCGATCGTCAATTACTGTCGGGATCAATTCCCCAGGTTTCTATTTTTGCTCAGAATGCTGTTTATCAGGGTTTACACCTCACGGAAGCTAATTTGATTGCTGAAAATATTCGCATTAATATCGGCTCTGTACTCAAGGGACAACCGTTGAAATTGTTGGAAGCAATACCCGTATTTGGTAATGTGGTATTGACTGAAGAAGACTTAAATGCTTCACTAGCATCCACCCTACTATCCAACGCGTTAAATGATGCCCTGATAAAACTAATACCAGACTATAGCGCAAAATCCAAGAAAATTGTTTGGCAAAAAATAATTCTTGCCAACAACTATTTGCTACTTTTTCCCGCAGATGATTTCCAAAGCAGCTATTTATCGGAAATTATGCTGGAATTAGAGTTATTGAACGGTCATGAATTAAAAATTAAAGCTAAAACAATTGCAGCTTATGCCAATGCAGAAACTGACACAAAGTATGAGGAATATTTAGATTTAGGTACGGATGTAGATATTCAAGAACTTAACTTGAACCCTGGTAAACTGACGTGTCAAGGTAAGATCAATATTAATCCGTGAATTATTTCTCTAGCAACGGCAATAGCAGTGTGACAAAATAAAAGACTAATGGGGCAGTAAAAATATAACTATCAGTTCGATCTAAAATTCCCCCATGACCAGGGATCAACTGTCCAGAATCTTTGACTCCTGCATCGCGTTTGAGCATTGATTCGGTTAAATCCCCCAAAAGTCCAGCAACACCAATTAAAAGACCTAAAGCAGTTCCTGTAAAAGCATAATCAGGTAACTTTAAATAATAGGAACCCAAAACGGCAACTATAACACTTCCCGAAATTCCAAAAACTGCTCCTTCTACGGTTTTCTTGGGACTAATATCAGATAAAGGGGTTTTACCAAGATATTTACCAAAGAAATAAGCACCAATATCTGATGCCCAAATACAGAAAAAAGTCAATAATGTAATTGTCAATCCCTTTGGTAACAAATGTACGGAGTTGGGGGAGAAAAAATCTGTCCAAGATTCTGGGAAATAAGCTCCTAGAGGTAAATTACTAGATTGAGCACTATCAATACCTCGTAATCTCACCCAAAAGCTTGGTAAATATCCAGTATAAAATAAACCTAAAATAGAAGCAGAAATATCGGCAATAGTTGCCATTTTGGGTTGAAATAATAGATAAAAGCAAATGAAGGTACCAGCTAATGGTAGAACTGCATCAGCAAGATGACCTTCGATAGTAGAAATTACTAATAAAATGAGACTAACTACTAAAGTTGTTTTGGCAGCAGGAGCAATACCCTTAGCTCGAACCAAGTCAAAAAATTCGCTTTGACCGAGATAAATAATCACTGCATAGGCGAGAGTATAGTACCATCCACCTAAAAGTGTGCTTCCAAGAGCGAGCGCGATCGCAATAATTCCACTAAAAATTCGAGACCAAGGCATAATATTTTGAATTATTTCATATTCTAAAATCTAAAATCGTCTTAAGAAACCTGTGCTGTCACCACAAAAATCAGTATCGGGAGAATATCACTCAAACTTTTCACCGCTAACGATAAAAATAGGGTCAACAGCTGCAAAGGTTTGGGAAAAGCCACGGGTTTCTAGACGATTTACAGAAGATTGCACAACTTCGACATTTCGAGCTTGCAATAATGACAAACTTTGGGAAATTGTATACAGATTCTCTAGATTAGCAGCTGTAGCTACCACACGACCTGTTGGGGCTAAATATTGCCACACTGTTCGCAAAATTTCGTGGATTGATTTACCACCTTCGATGCAAACGCGATCGGGAGTTGGTTTAAAATCATGTAAGCATTCGGGAGCGCTTCCTTCAATCACATCAACGTTTGTAACTTGGAAGCGATCGCAATTACGACGAATCAAGCTTGCTACCTCCTCATCACGCTCTACAGCAAGAATATGTCCTTGAGTACATAACAAACCAGCCTCTACAGGAATTGTCCCAGTTCCGGCACCAATATCCCACAATACAGAGTCGATTCGCAGTCGTAGTTGCGACAATATTAGTAACCGAATTTCCCGCTGACTGAGGGGAATACCCGGTAAATGCTCGAACATATCATCGGGAATACCTGGAGTGACGTAAGACCAAAGTTGATTAGGCATAAATTAACCCAGTGTGAGGATATCGAAAAACAACTAATGAGTAACGAGTCTGTTTTGTAACCGGACTTAAAAAGGCAGTTTTGCGGGGTCATCCGACTGAGCAAACGTACCATCCCGACACGACATAGCGCAAAGTAAGTGGATACTCTGCCTCCACGGTTTTTTCGCACCGTTCTATTTAGATTAATCTGAAACGAAAAAAATCAGGCTTTTGGTGTCACGCATCAACCTTAACATTGTGACAATCCCGTAAGTCCTGACTTATACAAATATTACAAATATTACAAATATTTCAGAGATTTAAAAATCAGCGACTAATTTGTTTTGTCCCAACACCACAAGTTAAAACACCATTTTCATTTGTGGGGGGTGAAGGCTGGGTACTTGTTGGTATATCTGTTCCACAAATAATAGTTTGTGTAGTGGAGTTTGAACCGGGTGAACTAGGATCAGGAACAACAAAAACGCCACCAACATAGCTTTTTAGATTCTCTGTTTTGGAAGTTCCGTAATTAAACACAGCTTTAGTTCCCAGACGAATCGAATAGTTGTAGTTATCAGTCTCACTTTTGATTCCCACACCCAACTTATCCAAAGAATCGGTAAAATTTTCGTACTCCAAAACATAAGCTTGTTGAGCGCGATTCATCGAACCAATATAGGTTTTTGCTTCCGATTGCTTTGCTTTGCTAGCCTGATTGGTCAAACTTGGTAATGCGATCGCACTTGCTAATCCTAATATTAAAGCCAAGAAAATCAAGGCAAAACCTTGATCTTCCCCTTCATCTTTATTCGATAAACGTCCCAGAATCAGAGTTTTCAGGTTCCGAGAAACACCTTCCCCTGTGCTTCGACTTGTTCTGACTTCGTGAGTATATTTTTTCATCAAAATAATTTTCCAACACTAGTTTTCATATAATCTTTTTAACTTTAGGTGCTTTTCTAGTGCTACTATTAGCTGATTAATTAAGTACAAATACTAGTTATTTTGCAGCTATTTAGAGATTGATGGGATTAGCTATTCAGTAAGTCGGCACAAATAAACACAGCTTCTTGAAAAATATTTTTGAAGACGGAAGCCCCTAAAAAAGTTTCCGCTCTGTAACAAAGTGTAAATTAAATTCAAATCCTGACCACTACTAACTAGTAGCTACTGACTTCCCACAACGACAATTTTTCCCACACACACACCCACTCAATCTATCTTTTCAAGAATGCACCTGGGTTTTCTCTTCAAGAGAATTTGTAATCACGCCTACAATCATTACTCCAATCAAATTTCTGATGGCTTTTGTTTTAACCAAAGTACAACAGCAGGTATTTCAGAACTAAATTTGGATCAAGTTTATCGATAAATGATATAACAATCTCAGATTCTGACGATTGCTACACTATTCTATTGAAGCAATGTATCATACAAATAAATTAACAGAACTTAACAATGGTAGAACCACCAATCAAGAAAGCTGACCGTCAGCAACAGCCTAATGCTGACATCGACTCTCAAAATCCACCCCCAAAACCAACCCTAAATCCCAACTTTGAACCTCCCATTAAAGCTGGTTCAAGAGATTCCAAACCCAAAGACAAAAATTCTGATAGAGACAGAAAATCAGGCAAAGGTAAAAGATCATCCTCTGGGGATGAATCTAAACCACCAGTTAGTGCTGCACTAGCACGGGGTCCTAAACCTGTAAAACCTCCAGTCAAAACAGAGGTTGAATCTGAAGAAACAACATCGGGAGCCGAAACTGAACCCGTCTCTGAGGCATCTGAAGGTTAAAATTTGATTGTGTACGTAATCACTTACAGGTACAACCAATGTTTGGACTAGGATGGACGGAAGTTGCTGTAATTGCAATTGTCGCAATATTAATTTTTGGACCGAAAAAAATTCCGGAATTGGGAAGTGCCTTAGGTAAAACCTTGCGGGGTTTTAAAGAAGAATTGAAAAACCCCAATGAAGACAACAATAATCCGGAACGGGAAGAATAATTTACGTTCAACAATCCATAGTTAATGGTCAAAAAAATATTTTTTGACCATTGACTCTGGACTACAGACGATTGACAACCTTGGAATTTGTATTAATCTGTGTGTCAGTTACATTTGTGCTGGTATTTGATTGTTGAATTTCTTCTTTAACGACACCGCGTGCCTTAATTAACTTAATAGCACGACTAACAATCTCAGGTAGAATTACCACTAAGCTATTATCGGGTGCCATATCCAAGGCTTTGTTGATGGCTTGGGTTTCATCCAGGACAGTTTCATACTGACACTTCGAGTTAACTTGTCCAATTCCTTGAACAATAAAATCAGCAGCCGAACCACGAGGTCTTCCCCTGGTATCATCATCTTCTTTGATGATTACCCGATCAAAAATTTCCGCTGCTAATTTACCCAAAGCTACAAAATCTTCATCCCGTCTATCCCCAGGACCACCGATAACGCCAATGCGATCGCCTGTGTTCCAGTTCCGCACAAATGAACCCAAAGCTTGATAACTGTGGGGGTTGTGAGCATAGTCAATCAAAGCATGATAATTACCCAGATTAAACAAATTCATCCGTCCAGGAGTTTGACTCACCGAAGCTCGGAATGTTGTTAAACCTTGGCGAATTTGCTCAATTGTCACATTCTGGACAAATGCTGCCAAAGATGCCGCTAAGGCATTGGCAATCATAAATGGTGCCCTTCCACCCATTGTGAGGGGGATATTTTCCACAGGTTCAATGCGGTGTGTCCAATCACCCTTGAGGATCGAGATATAACCATTTTCATACAATGCTGCAACTCCGCCCTTTTGTACGTGATCTCGTACCAGTTGGGAGTTGGCATCCATCGTAAAGTAAGCAATATTTGCCTTGGTTTTTTCAGCCATCGCTGCCACCCTCGGATCATCAGCGTTTAACACTGCATAGCCATCAGGATAAACAGCTTCAGCAACCACACTCTTGAGATGCCCTAACTGATCGATGGTATCAATATCACCTAAGCCTAAGTGATCGGCAGCAACGTTAAGCACAACACCCACATTAGATGATTCAAAGGCTAAACCTGAGCGCAAAATCCCACCACGGGCTGTTTCCAACACTGCAACCTGTACCGTTGGGTCTTTAAGAATTAGTTGAGCGCTTTGGGGTCCAGTGTTATCACCAGATTCAACTAAGTAATCACCGATATAAGTTCCGTCGGTTGTTGTATAACCTATTACCTTTTTAGTCTGCCTAAAAATATGTGCTAGTAAACGGGTAGTTGTAGTTTTGCCGTTAGTACCCGTAACGCTCAAAATCGGAATCCGACCTGATTGTTCGCCAGGGAACAACATATCCACAACAGCACCTGCCACATTGCGAGGAGTTCCCTTACTAGGGGCGATATGCATCCGGAAACCAGGTGCGGCATTCACCTCAACAATTACGCTATCAGTTTCCCTTAGGGGGCGACTAATATCCGATGTGACAATATCTATTCCCGCGACATCTAAACCGATATGCTTGACAATTCGCTGTGCCAACCAAACGTTTTCTGGGTGAATTTCATCGGTTCGATCCACCGCGATGCCACCTGTACTTAGGTTTGCAGTGGCTCGAAGGTAACAAATTTTGTCTTTCGCTAAAACAGTATTTAGGGTATAGCCCTCTCGTTCTAGAAGTTGATAGCTAGTGCGATCTAGTTCAATCTTGGTGAGGACATTATCATGTCCTTCCCCACGATTAGGATCTTCATTAGTTTCTTCAATTAATTCGGCAATTGTCGATCTGCCATTACCAACAACGTGAGCAGGAACCCGTTCGGCAACTGCGACCACTTTACCATCTACCACCAGTACTCGATGGTCGCGTCCGACGTAATATTTTTCAATAATTACCCCACGAGAAACCTGACGAGCGGCATCGTATGCAGACTCTGCCTCTGACCAGTTTCTAATATCAATGGTGATTCCACGTCCGTGGTTGCCATCAACGGGTTTGATCACAATTGGATAACCACCGACACCTTCAATTGCCTCTTCTAAATCATCGAGGAAATTAATGGTTGTGCCTCTGGGGACGGGGACTCCGGCTTCTGCCAAAATTCGCTTGGTTGCTTCCTTGTCGCAGGCAAGTTCAACTCCCAAGATGCCCGTGTTGTTGGTCATGGTAGCTTGGATTCGCTTCTGGTTTGCACCGTAACCGATTTGAATCAGAAAACGGGCTCCCAGAGGTATCCAAGGAATACCCTTCTTCTCGGCTTCTTTGACAACTGCCTCAGTGGAAGGACCAAGGGCTGAGTCGCGGAAGAAATCGCGCAGGTCTTGGAGATCCTGCTCTAGTTCTGCTCTGGGGTAGCTGCCTCGGTCGATAATGCTTTGGCATAATCTAACCGCTGCCCTACCTGCGTAGCGACCAGCTTCTTCATTCTGGTACTCATAAACTACCTGATAGACTCCTGGTGTAGCAGTCTCACGGGTGCGACCGAAACCAGAACTCATACCAGCTAGTTCTTGAAGTTCAAGGGCGACATGTTCCACGATGTGACCCATCATGGTTCCTTCTTGAACTCGCATAAAAAAACCACCGCGACAGCCAGGTGAGCAATAGTGACTTTCCAGACTTGGCAGCGCCTCAACTAATCCATCGTAAAAGCCGGGGATTTCATTCGAGGGCGTCTCAGCCAAATTTTCTAAGTCGAGGCGCATCACTATTAACTTGTGGCGTCGAATGCTCCAATAGTTGGGACCGCGTAAGGTCTGGATTTTGAGGATTCTCATGGGAATAGGTAGATGGAGATTCGGAGTCAATACTCTAGTTTTTACTGGAATTGACCGCATTAACTGTTAAAGCAAAACAGTTTGGTTCTGACATCCTAATTATTCTCGCTTTTTTTACTGCAACGTAGTTATCAGCGGTCAACTCAGTGTAACTCCAGATACTATGTTCCGTCAGCTGGAAATACGGTAAGTAGCTGGTAGTACATTACGTTGGTAAAGATGGTAGCGATCGCCATGACTCAGAAGATGCATTCGCATATTATGAATCGTTAACGGTTCGGTAGCACCAACACTTGGCTCGTTTGTATGGGTTACTTCAGTTGGGTCAACAATGGTGACACTGCCTTTTCCCAAAACTTGCATCCAGCCATCACGCTCAAACATGGCACAAGTGTCTTCATCGATACCGATGCCCAAACGGTCGGGGTGCGATGCGATCGCGCTAACCAATCTGACCATGCGATTTCGATTATGGAAATGTTGATCCACAATTACTTCTGGAATCAATCCTAACCCAGTTGCCATGTCAACGAGTGAACGATTTGGTGATTCACCACTTCCTCCCCCTGCAATCATGTGATGTCCCATGACCGCAGCCCCAGCACTAGTGCCAGCGAGAGTGAGCTGACCTGACCGCACGCGTTGCCGGATAATCTCCATTACTGGAGTCTCTGCCAGCACGCCACACAGCCGTAATTGGTCGCCCCCGGTTAAAAATACCCCCGTACAATTTTCGAGAGCTTCTTGAAAATGGCGATCTTCACATTGATCGCGTTCACGGATGTCCAAAAGCTCAATTTTGCTAGCTCCCATTTCTTCAAAAATGCGGATGTAACGCCCGCCGATGATGCCGGGTTCGCGTGAGGCAGAGGGAATGATCGTAATATGGGCATCATTTCCACCTGCACGATCCACAAAAGTTCGCAAAATTTCGCGTCCGTGAACCTTATCTTCTGCACCTCCGATTACGAGAACGGCGGTTTTAGTTGCTTGGGGTGTCGTCATTTCCAGCCATTTAGCCTTTAATTGCCGCATTGTGTTACTCCTGTCAACAACTTCAGGTGAAATTAAACAAGTTTGCAAGCTCGATCATTTTCCCGCTATACCTCTTGGAACAGTTTTTGTCCGGAAGCTTACAAAGCGCAAGGGTTAAAGTTTCCTGAATTGGGCAGCATTGCCACCAAAAATCAGGCTCTTCAACAACCAACACTTCCCACACTTGCCCCATACTTGTGTATGTTCTTGGTTTTCACCCAAGACAAATATCTTGTTCTTCACCTGTCCATTTTTTCCAGATCATCGAAATTCTGCTTGGGAGAAAGCTAATTTCAACAAGTTTTACTCTGGATTTGGTTTGATGCATCCTGGAAGTTGTTAACCTAGTTAAATTATTAAATCAAACGTAGATGTGACAATATTTAAACATAAATTAAGTAATTAGAAAAACCTTTGTTTGAATATCCAATCCCAGTACTACAGGAGTTATGGGCGCAAATGATTCAACTTGTACGTGTCTGATGTAACAAGGAATCGGCTACCAACAGGTGGTTATCGAGTAACCATATCCCTTTAGTCACCATTTTCCTAGCCCTGATTTCCGATCCAAGATCCCAATTTAAAGATTAGTGTCCTCGAATACGAATTACTGTGCGCTTTGATATAGTTACGTTGTTTCCTGACTGTTTTACCTCAGTTCTCAATTCCGGACTGTTGAGTAAAGCCCTAGCTAAACAGATTGCTCAAGTTAATCTGATCAACCCACGAGACTTTACCAGTGATAAGCACCGAAAAGTCGATGACGAACCCTATGGTGGTGGCGTGGGAATGTTGATGAAGCCTGAACCAATCTTTGCTGCTGTTGAATCGCTGCCAATTCTACCGCGAAGAGAGGTGATTTTGATGAGTCCTCAAGGACAAACCATTAATCAACCTTTGTTACGGGAATTAGCAACAGACTACAGCCAATTGATAGTTATTTGCGGTCATTACGAGGGTGTTGATGAACGAGTGTTGCAATTAGTTACCCGTGAAGTGTCTTTAGGAGACTTTATTTTGACAGGTGGCGAAATTCCTGC includes:
- the trmD gene encoding tRNA (guanosine(37)-N1)-methyltransferase TrmD is translated as MRFDIVTLFPDCFTSVLNSGLLSKALAKQIAQVNLINPRDFTSDKHRKVDDEPYGGGVGMLMKPEPIFAAVESLPILPRREVILMSPQGQTINQPLLRELATDYSQLIVICGHYEGVDERVLQLVTREVSLGDFILTGGEIPAMALINGVTRLLPGTVGKAESLQSESFEQGLLDYPQYTRPANFRGWKVPDVLLSGNHAEISKWRLLQQIERTRQRRPDLLENWDKGEEAEGQGERSRGGAGEK
- a CDS encoding cyanophycinase, which encodes MRQLKAKWLEMTTPQATKTAVLVIGGAEDKVHGREILRTFVDRAGGNDAHITIIPSASREPGIIGGRYIRIFEEMGASKIELLDIRERDQCEDRHFQEALENCTGVFLTGGDQLRLCGVLAETPVMEIIRQRVRSGQLTLAGTSAGAAVMGHHMIAGGGSGESPNRSLVDMATGLGLIPEVIVDQHFHNRNRMVRLVSAIASHPDRLGIGIDEDTCAMFERDGWMQVLGKGSVTIVDPTEVTHTNEPSVGATEPLTIHNMRMHLLSHGDRYHLYQRNVLPATYRISS
- the cphA gene encoding cyanophycin synthetase; this encodes MRILKIQTLRGPNYWSIRRHKLIVMRLDLENLAETPSNEIPGFYDGLVEALPSLESHYCSPGCRGGFFMRVQEGTMMGHIVEHVALELQELAGMSSGFGRTRETATPGVYQVVYEYQNEEAGRYAGRAAVRLCQSIIDRGSYPRAELEQDLQDLRDFFRDSALGPSTEAVVKEAEKKGIPWIPLGARFLIQIGYGANQKRIQATMTNNTGILGVELACDKEATKRILAEAGVPVPRGTTINFLDDLEEAIEGVGGYPIVIKPVDGNHGRGITIDIRNWSEAESAYDAARQVSRGVIIEKYYVGRDHRVLVVDGKVVAVAERVPAHVVGNGRSTIAELIEETNEDPNRGEGHDNVLTKIELDRTSYQLLEREGYTLNTVLAKDKICYLRATANLSTGGIAVDRTDEIHPENVWLAQRIVKHIGLDVAGIDIVTSDISRPLRETDSVIVEVNAAPGFRMHIAPSKGTPRNVAGAVVDMLFPGEQSGRIPILSVTGTNGKTTTTRLLAHIFRQTKKVIGYTTTDGTYIGDYLVESGDNTGPQSAQLILKDPTVQVAVLETARGGILRSGLAFESSNVGVVLNVAADHLGLGDIDTIDQLGHLKSVVAEAVYPDGYAVLNADDPRVAAMAEKTKANIAYFTMDANSQLVRDHVQKGGVAALYENGYISILKGDWTHRIEPVENIPLTMGGRAPFMIANALAASLAAFVQNVTIEQIRQGLTTFRASVSQTPGRMNLFNLGNYHALIDYAHNPHSYQALGSFVRNWNTGDRIGVIGGPGDRRDEDFVALGKLAAEIFDRVIIKEDDDTRGRPRGSAADFIVQGIGQVNSKCQYETVLDETQAINKALDMAPDNSLVVILPEIVSRAIKLIKARGVVKEEIQQSNTSTNVTDTQINTNSKVVNRL